CTCGTACACTTGGCTCCACCCACCAACCTAACCCAAACAAAATTGACCATTCATCATCAgcaaaatattcaaaatgttTGGGGAATTAGTTGATAATATAAGGTAATTAATGGCTTACCTCTTGTTTGTCATCGTACCAAGCGTGCCAATTTGTGATTGTTTTGAGCTTTAGAGCTTTGATCGAATATCGGGTTGCAGTCAATGGCAAAACAGCATCGGTGTCCCCGCTGTTAGGAAAGTCCGTTTCAAAGATGAtaagaaaatttccattttgtttGGAGACGATATTCTAACTCCCAAGACATGTTTGATAGACtttgatagaaaataattttttgataatttgtgTTGAAGAATGtgttaaaatcactatcaaacacgcTCTAAGCAATATATCGAGACTGTGAGTAAGTTCGATCACGTTGAATTAATATGCAAGCCCCTGTCATACAAGGAGgatttgaagaaaagaaaatggaaccAATTACCTGAAGAGCCAAATCCTGATACCAGCTGATATGAGCTGTTTAAAGATGGGAAGCATGGATTTGGGAGAATCACTCCAGTTCCTCCGTACTATAGAACTGCCAaatcaacataaataaataaatcatgaatGAAAAATCTAGATCAAATCCCCCCACTTTGACAGAAAAACGACTGATTAATTATCCAAACCTGCAAGTCGCCCATGAATAAGGAAGATGAGTAACATTTGCATGGAAGGCCTTCTGCACCTCTCCACGATTCATGTACTTTCTTGTATACCTCACGATGCACTCATCATTCCCTCTGAAAGTCCATGGCTGAATTTCAAAAACATTAGAGAAATTTTAAGTAATGGAATTAGTGATCAGAAGAGGGAGGAGGGGGAGCTTACTTACTAGTGGAAGCTTTGAGTTGTTGCCAAGGGTGGCAACTTCTCGGCAAGGACCACTGTAAATGTTATAGGGATCGATGTCTCCAAACTCTTTGTAAGCGCCGGTAAGAGCATTGTTACATTTGTCCTTTGGGAACAGAAACGTGTCGTTGGCGCAGGCCTCTTTCAGAGCCTCGTACGTGGAATCTGAGATCAGACCATGGCTCCACCAGAACTCATGTGTCCCCTTGTTATCGTAATAATCATCGATCAGCGGATTCCCCAGCTGCCcatttcaaagaaataaaaaactttgGTTTATTCAACTCTTTCTCACTTCTCGAGCTTACTTGAAGATCATGAATATTGACTTACTAAGAAACCTTTGAAATTGAGGGCAGGATTCTTCATCCCCTTGTTGCGTTGGACGATGATTTGAGACAGCTCAGGAATGTAATGACCTGAAAACATGGCATTAATTTTAATTGGGTGGTTTTGAGGAGGTGAAAATGGTGTTTGGAGAGGGGGAAATTGACCTGCATAGCTTTCTCCGGCAATGTAGAAAGGCCTGTGTTTGTATTGAGGGAACCTCTGAAGCCAATTGTTGAGAAATTTGTAGGTGT
This DNA window, taken from Vitis riparia cultivar Riparia Gloire de Montpellier isolate 1030 chromosome 13, EGFV_Vit.rip_1.0, whole genome shotgun sequence, encodes the following:
- the LOC117927958 gene encoding serine carboxypeptidase-like 28, with the protein product MGGRECHPSFSSLFFCVLGFFILLVSSGATAGNREDQVRDRIVKLPGEPPNVGFSQYSGYITVDPRAGRALFYWLIEAPKSRGPASRPLILWLNGGPGCSSVAYGASEEVGPFRVRPDGKTLHLNPYAWNAEANLLFLDSPAGVGFSYSNTSSDLPNVGDKRTAKDTYKFLNNWLQRFPQYKHRPFYIAGESYAGHYIPELSQIIVQRNKGMKNPALNFKGFLLGNPLIDDYYDNKGTHEFWWSHGLISDSTYEALKEACANDTFLFPKDKCNNALTGAYKEFGDIDPYNIYSGPCREVATLGNNSKLPLPWTFRGNDECIVRYTRKYMNRGEVQKAFHANVTHLPYSWATCSSIVRRNWSDSPKSMLPIFKQLISAGIRIWLFSGDTDAVLPLTATRYSIKALKLKTITNWHAWYDDKQEVGGWSQVYEGLTFTTVRGAGHEVPLGQPRRALILLEHFLNNKPMPAAPTLF